In Paenibacillus kyungheensis, the following are encoded in one genomic region:
- a CDS encoding carbohydrate ABC transporter permease produces the protein MDVRANQGSMLKLILLSILVPALNVGLHFSIFLFFRSSDLPPVLNALLAVIWGIFGIYSIYFSLNWVVEQYSDKWKERVIPYVFVGPAVLLLGWLLFLPTLRTLYLSFFNADSTRFVGLANFGAVFTDRLLLTALRNNLLWVVFGTLACVILGMLVAVLADRSSFERLAKAIVFMPMAISFVAAGVIWKFIYYYQPGDDQIGLLNAIMVQLGLQPQGWLSMVQPWNNLFLIVILVWMQTGFAMVIFSASIKGIPEDMLEAARMDGAGEVRIFFKIMLPVISSTVLAVTTTIIVFTLKIFDVVMIMTGGQYGTEVVATEFYRQLFMYQNAGYGSTLAIVLLIAVIPVIILNLRQLQKEGSF, from the coding sequence ATGGACGTGCGAGCCAATCAAGGGTCTATGTTGAAGTTGATTTTGTTATCAATACTTGTTCCTGCTTTAAACGTAGGCTTGCATTTCTCGATCTTTTTATTTTTTAGAAGCTCGGATCTTCCACCGGTCTTGAATGCTTTGCTTGCTGTGATCTGGGGAATATTTGGGATCTATTCTATTTATTTTTCATTGAACTGGGTAGTTGAGCAATATTCGGATAAATGGAAAGAACGCGTCATTCCTTATGTATTTGTAGGGCCGGCTGTATTATTGCTAGGCTGGTTGCTCTTTTTACCAACATTACGTACATTATATCTTAGTTTTTTCAATGCCGATTCGACCCGATTTGTAGGGCTAGCTAACTTTGGAGCTGTTTTTACAGACAGACTATTGTTAACAGCGCTACGGAATAACTTGCTGTGGGTGGTATTCGGAACCTTAGCGTGCGTTATTTTAGGGATGTTAGTCGCTGTACTGGCTGACCGCAGTAGCTTTGAACGTCTTGCCAAAGCGATTGTGTTTATGCCGATGGCGATTTCGTTCGTAGCCGCAGGGGTTATCTGGAAATTCATCTATTACTACCAACCAGGCGATGACCAGATCGGTCTACTTAACGCTATTATGGTGCAGTTAGGACTCCAGCCGCAGGGCTGGCTCAGTATGGTGCAACCCTGGAATAACCTCTTCTTGATTGTCATATTGGTCTGGATGCAGACCGGGTTTGCTATGGTTATCTTTTCCGCTTCGATCAAAGGTATACCGGAAGATATGTTGGAAGCCGCGCGGATGGATGGCGCAGGTGAAGTACGTATCTTTTTCAAAATTATGTTGCCTGTGATCTCTAGTACAGTCCTTGCAGTTACGACAACGATTATCGTATTTACATTGAAAATATTCGATGTCGTTATGATTATGACCGGTGGACAGTACGGAACAGAAGTAGTTGCAACTGAATTCTACCGTCAATTATTTATGTATCAAAATGCAGGCTATGGTTCGACGCTTGCGATTGTGTTGCTGATTGCAGTTATTCCGGTTATTATCCTGAATCTGCGCCAGCTTCAGAAGGAGGGAAGCTTCTGA
- a CDS encoding ABC transporter substrate-binding protein yields MKRKLKKSSTMSLMMVLLFSVVMSACGGTTSNTASTEPAATGTDTTATTTTGTDMIKTAKVPAGSELEKALKGEYKGTKVTMYGPFVDADEQKFNASIKAFEDQTGIDIAYEGSKEFEATINVRVNGGNAPDIADFPQPGLLEGFANSGKVVDVSSFMDANYLKEQYKDSWLDMAKMKGEGGKEITAGVWARSSVKSLVWYNKKAFADASYEVPKTWDEMMALTEQIAKDGDPAWSIGIESGTATGWPATDWIEDIMLRTTTPENYDKWVKGDLPFTDPIVKNAVKKMSDIWFNKDYVYGGRSSIVTTNFGDSIQPLFTDPPKAWLNRQAGFIVSFIPEGVTADEYDWFPFPSIDEQYGTPAMISGDIYAMFNDRPEVRAVMEFFTTAESLQSWIQSGGVTPPMNGTPDDWFANDQERRMSQFVQEAKTIRFDGSDLMPSAVGAGTFWKGMTDYVSGTANLDEAMAEIQSGFKKQ; encoded by the coding sequence ATGAAGCGTAAGTTGAAAAAAAGCAGCACAATGTCACTGATGATGGTTTTGCTATTTTCAGTCGTCATGAGTGCATGTGGAGGAACAACAAGTAATACAGCATCAACAGAACCCGCTGCAACCGGAACAGATACAACAGCAACGACAACAACAGGTACAGATATGATCAAGACAGCGAAAGTTCCAGCTGGATCTGAATTAGAAAAAGCCTTAAAAGGTGAATATAAAGGAACCAAAGTAACGATGTACGGTCCATTCGTAGACGCGGATGAGCAGAAATTCAATGCAAGTATCAAAGCATTCGAAGATCAAACCGGTATTGATATTGCTTATGAAGGTTCCAAAGAATTTGAAGCTACTATCAATGTACGTGTTAACGGTGGTAATGCACCGGATATCGCTGACTTCCCACAACCAGGATTGTTAGAAGGATTCGCTAACTCTGGTAAAGTGGTTGATGTATCTAGCTTTATGGATGCTAACTATCTGAAAGAGCAATACAAAGATAGCTGGCTAGATATGGCGAAGATGAAAGGTGAAGGCGGCAAAGAAATTACTGCGGGCGTATGGGCACGTAGTAGTGTGAAAAGCTTAGTATGGTACAACAAAAAAGCATTCGCAGATGCTAGTTATGAAGTACCTAAAACTTGGGATGAAATGATGGCATTAACAGAGCAAATCGCTAAAGATGGCGATCCTGCTTGGAGTATTGGTATTGAAAGTGGTACAGCAACAGGCTGGCCTGCAACAGACTGGATCGAAGATATTATGCTTCGTACAACTACTCCTGAAAACTATGACAAATGGGTAAAAGGCGACTTGCCATTTACAGATCCTATTGTTAAAAATGCAGTTAAAAAAATGTCTGATATCTGGTTCAACAAAGATTATGTATACGGTGGACGTAGTTCAATCGTAACAACGAACTTCGGGGATTCCATCCAACCGTTGTTTACAGATCCTCCAAAAGCATGGTTAAACCGTCAAGCTGGATTTATCGTATCCTTTATTCCTGAAGGCGTAACAGCAGACGAGTATGACTGGTTCCCGTTCCCATCGATCGATGAGCAATATGGTACACCTGCTATGATCTCTGGTGATATCTATGCGATGTTCAATGATCGTCCAGAAGTACGTGCAGTCATGGAGTTCTTTACAACAGCAGAATCTCTACAAAGCTGGATTCAATCCGGTGGTGTAACACCTCCAATGAACGGTACTCCTGATGATTGGTTCGCTAATGATCAAGAACGTCGTATGTCTCAGTTTGTACAAGAAGCCAAAACAATCCGCTTTGACGGTTCTGACTTGATGCCAAGTGCTGTAGGCGCAGGAACGTTCTGGAAAGGTATGACGGATTATGTGAGTGGTACAGCTAATCTAGATGAAGCGATGGCTGAGATTCAATCAGGCTTCAAAAAACAATAG
- a CDS encoding immunoglobulin-like domain-containing protein codes for MKKWMILCLAVLIALPGTATTNVFAEDNTTNTTTSNESSSVTNDTYSSGTPVTHVESTNTGVSSNQTNSKPVITLIGDAQIQIKVGSTFSDPGVTVQDDVYPDLKTANITYEYNGSPVTKVDTSLEGIFKIHYNVTNGDNVAADEVIRTVLVTSSKQYIDLSSVNLSNAYGMAYYGDNVYVAQRGVGISRVDLYTGKVTSIVKAARSFMGVALNSSGDLFYTIDSDSHIYKVSHKDMLELPLSNTAFNESSTVFFSDKYNYIYGLAIDAKDNVYFSDYSTRAILKIPAGTNSAQVVIENFTTSFTSFSFDLYGNLYTAGDNEKVYRISSKDLTTTPLQSSSLVNLNPNSYVSAYGIVFLSNGDSYIGSGGSMQKSPIQPIAPIIELLGSSQMTLNVGDTFVEPGVVVKDNAYPNLVATVNYTLNDTPVSSIDTNIAGTYTIYYNVTNPSNLSAEQVTRTVVVNKISGYFDLTNTNIQSPYGMAYHNGYVYVSSYQKGIDRVSVTTGEVEHIVKSSNSFFGVALNKAGDLFYTKNGDKHVYKISAKYLQDLPLDSANFNDYSNVFDSYNNTSMYGLAIDNNDNMYIGSYNYSSNSDSSLIKVNLTTKARQNVLTNNTNSNYHGILGVTTDAKGNLFYSSSGFLSVGLKKISYDHLQSLPVDNSLIESYPSDFYSAVGLVILPDGKGYYSNGISIQPFKKVAPPVITLNGDSYIRLTQGDAYVDAGVAITDSVDSNLQPTVTYTLNGEPVNAIDTSVVGEYIVHYNVKSSSGLNAQEVTRYVSVKAIPTDLTQVELNRPFELAYFNGDVYYADYDRGLYKVSTKTLKVTHLSKGDDIVAVTLNKAGDLYYSKSGDNRVWVLDHKYLQDSELLPYTTSDLEEYSTLYYTAPSQVFNPSSEPINLISTQGMKNATSITGLALDQQDRLYIATTTNDYFSETSTSNIVRLSGANLNPELVASYPTVIRGITISQFGNLYVNVGYAYLYKAKASLLQNLPVATQNFEMMGETNFAYGVAFLPDHTGYVSSAKSGTLTKLDFLDEAEVIPVTGITLDKATLDFKKKSAAQTLKATVTPDNATDSTVLWISSNPSVATVTDGVVTPIGKGTAIISAYSVSQKELFASATVTVKESDDKTSSSGGSQKITLDVDDGKGKTTIPATAVVNRTTQANGQKQDQITFSTDKVIEAITKLKDAAQQTVRLVVPDASDEVSQTDITLPLTAAKDLKNAAMNLEISTNDAKLSVASTSLNNITNDLYFHFVPLKTVAQQNAVANRAKQEQIVKQALGNGDISVVGRPMTIETNLQNQPVQLVMPIDNSAIPQDATAKQQWLNQLRIFIEHSDGDRELVQPSVVDYGNGQTGLQFTVNKFSTFTIVDMQNLASAPTNNSTTDNNNVNTDTTAGVVKPAYIQGYPDQTFRPNNSITRAEMASLLYRLQATAPKASASGNGSYSDVSATFWAHQAIASMQSTGLMKGLTNGKFAPAQPITRAEMAAIVSRWQGLSGAGSSFANDINGHWAANDIKRVTTAGLMQGVSPSSFQPDQPLTRAQAVTILNKILEKTANLTAGNKAWKDVPASHWAYADIMEASNSYTLK; via the coding sequence ATGAAAAAATGGATGATTTTATGCTTAGCTGTATTGATTGCATTGCCGGGGACAGCAACGACAAATGTTTTTGCTGAGGACAATACAACCAATACAACAACTAGCAACGAATCAAGCTCGGTTACCAATGACACTTACTCTTCTGGCACTCCTGTCACTCATGTCGAAAGTACAAATACTGGTGTTTCTTCGAATCAAACAAACAGTAAACCTGTGATTACGTTGATTGGAGATGCACAGATTCAAATTAAAGTAGGTAGTACCTTTTCTGATCCAGGTGTAACCGTACAAGACGATGTATACCCTGATCTCAAAACAGCTAATATCACTTACGAGTACAACGGTTCTCCTGTAACTAAAGTTGATACGAGTTTAGAAGGTATATTCAAGATTCACTACAATGTAACTAATGGTGATAATGTAGCCGCTGATGAGGTTATCCGCACAGTTCTTGTTACAAGTTCTAAACAATATATCGATTTATCAAGCGTTAATCTTTCTAACGCTTATGGTATGGCATACTATGGAGATAACGTTTACGTTGCTCAACGCGGAGTTGGAATATCTCGTGTAGATCTTTACACAGGTAAAGTAACTTCGATTGTAAAAGCTGCTCGTTCTTTTATGGGAGTTGCTTTAAATTCTTCTGGGGACTTATTTTATACTATTGATAGTGACTCACATATTTATAAAGTATCTCACAAAGATATGCTTGAATTACCATTGAGTAATACAGCCTTCAATGAGAGTAGTACTGTATTCTTTTCTGACAAATATAATTATATTTATGGTTTAGCTATCGATGCCAAGGATAATGTATATTTCTCTGATTATTCAACAAGAGCTATTTTAAAAATTCCAGCAGGTACAAACAGTGCTCAAGTTGTGATTGAGAATTTTACTACTTCCTTCACGAGCTTTTCTTTTGATTTGTACGGAAACCTTTATACTGCTGGGGATAATGAAAAAGTATATCGGATTTCTTCAAAAGATTTGACTACCACTCCTTTACAATCCAGTAGTCTAGTTAATTTAAATCCAAACTCTTATGTAAGTGCATATGGAATTGTTTTCCTTTCGAATGGCGATTCTTACATTGGTAGTGGTGGATCTATGCAAAAATCACCTATACAACCTATTGCGCCAATCATTGAACTTCTTGGTAGTTCTCAAATGACATTAAATGTAGGCGATACTTTTGTAGAGCCTGGTGTAGTGGTTAAAGATAATGCCTATCCTAACTTAGTAGCAACTGTAAACTATACTTTAAATGATACTCCTGTTTCTAGTATAGATACTAACATTGCGGGTACGTATACTATTTACTACAATGTCACTAACCCTTCAAACCTTTCTGCTGAGCAAGTGACTCGCACTGTTGTTGTCAACAAAATTAGCGGTTATTTCGATCTTACTAACACGAATATTCAAAGTCCATATGGTATGGCTTATCACAATGGATATGTATATGTATCCTCCTACCAAAAAGGGATTGATCGTGTATCGGTAACTACAGGTGAAGTAGAACATATAGTTAAATCTTCAAATAGTTTTTTCGGTGTCGCTTTAAATAAAGCGGGCGATCTATTTTATACCAAAAACGGAGATAAACATGTTTACAAAATATCTGCAAAATATCTGCAAGATCTCCCGTTAGATTCAGCAAATTTTAATGACTATTCAAACGTTTTCGATTCATACAATAACACTAGTATGTACGGGTTGGCTATTGATAACAATGATAATATGTATATTGGAAGCTACAATTACAGCTCCAACTCTGACAGTAGCCTTATCAAAGTAAACCTGACAACGAAAGCAAGACAAAACGTACTCACAAATAATACAAATTCTAATTATCATGGTATTTTGGGAGTCACTACAGATGCCAAAGGAAATTTATTTTATAGCAGTAGCGGATTTTTAAGTGTGGGGCTTAAAAAGATAAGTTATGATCATTTACAAAGCTTACCTGTAGATAATTCACTTATCGAGTCTTACCCAAGTGATTTTTATTCTGCAGTAGGGTTGGTTATCCTACCAGATGGTAAAGGATATTATAGTAATGGTATTTCTATTCAACCGTTCAAAAAAGTTGCTCCTCCTGTTATCACATTGAATGGCGACTCTTATATTCGACTAACCCAAGGTGATGCTTATGTCGATGCAGGCGTTGCTATTACAGATTCTGTCGATAGCAATCTACAACCAACTGTCACTTATACGTTAAATGGTGAACCTGTAAATGCTATTGATACCTCTGTTGTAGGTGAATACATTGTTCATTACAATGTAAAAAGTAGCTCTGGTTTAAATGCACAAGAAGTGACTCGTTATGTATCAGTGAAAGCTATTCCGACCGATCTTACACAAGTTGAACTTAATCGTCCATTTGAATTAGCGTATTTCAATGGTGATGTATATTATGCTGATTATGATCGTGGACTTTACAAAGTTTCTACTAAAACATTAAAAGTGACTCACCTTTCTAAAGGCGATGATATCGTTGCTGTAACATTAAACAAAGCTGGAGACCTATATTACTCCAAATCTGGTGATAATCGTGTATGGGTGCTAGATCATAAGTATCTGCAAGACAGTGAATTACTGCCTTATACAACTTCAGATTTAGAAGAATATAGCACTCTTTATTACACTGCGCCTAGTCAAGTGTTTAATCCATCCAGTGAACCTATTAATCTCATTTCTACTCAAGGTATGAAAAATGCTACATCTATTACTGGACTTGCTTTAGATCAACAAGATCGTTTGTATATTGCTACTACTACAAATGATTATTTTAGCGAAACATCGACTTCTAATATTGTTCGTCTATCTGGTGCCAATCTGAATCCTGAATTGGTTGCATCTTATCCAACAGTCATTCGCGGTATTACGATTAGCCAATTTGGTAATTTATATGTAAATGTGGGATATGCCTACTTGTACAAAGCAAAAGCTTCTTTACTTCAAAATCTTCCTGTTGCAACACAGAATTTTGAAATGATGGGTGAAACAAACTTTGCTTATGGTGTTGCATTCTTACCAGACCATACAGGGTATGTAAGTTCTGCAAAATCAGGTACATTGACTAAACTAGACTTCTTGGATGAAGCAGAAGTGATTCCAGTAACTGGCATTACTTTAGACAAAGCAACATTAGATTTCAAGAAAAAAAGCGCGGCTCAAACATTAAAAGCAACTGTTACTCCTGATAATGCTACAGATTCTACTGTATTATGGATCAGCAGCAATCCAAGTGTAGCTACAGTAACTGACGGTGTTGTTACTCCAATCGGTAAAGGTACAGCAATCATCAGCGCTTACTCTGTATCTCAAAAAGAACTGTTCGCAAGTGCAACAGTAACAGTCAAAGAATCCGATGATAAAACATCTTCTTCAGGTGGTTCACAAAAGATCACACTTGATGTAGATGATGGTAAAGGCAAAACAACGATTCCTGCTACAGCAGTGGTCAACCGTACAACTCAAGCTAATGGTCAAAAACAAGATCAGATCACATTCTCAACTGATAAAGTGATCGAAGCGATTACGAAGCTAAAAGATGCTGCTCAACAAACGGTTCGTCTAGTTGTTCCAGATGCTAGCGATGAAGTATCTCAAACCGATATCACTTTACCGTTAACAGCAGCGAAAGATTTGAAAAATGCAGCAATGAATTTAGAAATTAGCACCAACGATGCGAAATTGTCTGTTGCTTCTACTTCATTGAACAATATTACAAACGATCTTTATTTCCACTTTGTACCACTCAAAACAGTAGCACAACAAAATGCAGTGGCAAATCGTGCAAAACAAGAACAGATCGTAAAACAAGCTCTAGGCAATGGTGATATCTCTGTAGTGGGTCGTCCAATGACCATTGAAACGAATTTGCAAAATCAACCGGTTCAATTGGTAATGCCGATCGACAACAGTGCGATTCCACAAGATGCAACAGCCAAACAACAATGGTTAAATCAATTGCGTATCTTTATCGAGCATAGTGATGGTGATCGTGAATTGGTACAACCAAGCGTAGTGGATTATGGTAATGGTCAGACAGGTCTACAATTTACAGTTAACAAATTTAGTACATTTACGATTGTAGATATGCAGAACCTGGCATCTGCTCCAACGAATAATTCAACAACAGATAACAACAATGTCAATACAGATACAACGGCTGGTGTAGTCAAACCTGCTTATATCCAGGGTTACCCGGATCAAACATTCCGTCCAAACAACAGCATTACTCGTGCGGAAATGGCTTCCCTATTGTATCGTTTACAAGCAACTGCACCAAAAGCATCTGCTAGTGGTAACGGAAGTTATTCTGATGTATCTGCTACGTTCTGGGCACATCAAGCCATTGCTTCTATGCAATCCACTGGACTGATGAAAGGTCTAACAAACGGTAAGTTCGCTCCAGCTCAACCGATCACTCGTGCAGAGATGGCTGCTATTGTAAGCCGCTGGCAAGGTCTTAGCGGTGCAGGAAGCTCCTTTGCGAATGATATCAACGGACACTGGGCAGCAAACGATATCAAGCGTGTAACAACGGCTGGATTGATGCAAGGTGTATCACCTTCTAGCTTCCAACCAGATCAACCGTTAACTCGTGCTCAAGCCGTAACAATTTTGAACAAAATTTTAGAAAAAACAGCTAACTTAACAGCTGGCAACAAAGCATGGAAAGATGTTCCTGCTAGTCACTGGGCTTATGCAGATATCATGGAAGCTTCTAACTCCTACACTTTGAAATAA
- a CDS encoding DUF1475 family protein, protein MKTAKVLSLVLFIVMICSNVYGAVFGDVLVEGQMLLSLLWGRLVLVDFYVGMILFISWMIFRKESGWQLLLWILLCICLGNFSTSLYIYLALRHSDGDWNKFFYGKRVIGH, encoded by the coding sequence ATGAAAACGGCTAAGGTGTTGAGTTTGGTTTTATTTATTGTGATGATCTGTAGCAATGTGTATGGAGCTGTATTTGGGGATGTGTTGGTAGAAGGGCAAATGTTGTTGTCATTGTTATGGGGTCGGTTGGTGCTGGTCGATTTTTATGTGGGGATGATTTTATTTATTTCTTGGATGATTTTTCGCAAAGAATCGGGTTGGCAATTACTTCTGTGGATCTTGTTATGTATCTGTCTGGGTAACTTCTCCACGTCGCTGTATATTTATCTAGCGTTACGTCATAGCGATGGAGATTGGAATAAATTCTTTTATGGCAAACGAGTAATAGGGCACTAG
- a CDS encoding aldo/keto reductase, which translates to MTEKQQLGKSDLWVNPIGLGTNAVGGHNIYPNLDEEVGKEMIRTALAEGIDFLDTAFIYGPKRSEELIGEVLQETVKRKDVIIATKGAHKFTDSGEVVIDNSPEFLRASVEESLQRLQTDYIDLFYIHFPDEHTPKDQAVAELKKLKDEGKIRAIGVSNFSLEQLKEANKNGDVDVLQSHYNLFHRDAEQDLLPYTAENGITFIPYFPLASGLLGGKYTKDTKFDDIRANNPLFTGEAFINNLEKVDKLRPIAQAKGVDIAHIVLAWYLTRDSIDAVIPGAKRAEQVKDNLQTLHVQLTPQEIAQIDTIFS; encoded by the coding sequence ATGACTGAAAAACAACAATTAGGTAAAAGCGATCTATGGGTAAATCCAATCGGACTGGGTACGAATGCGGTTGGTGGACATAATATTTATCCTAATTTGGATGAAGAAGTCGGTAAAGAAATGATCCGTACTGCACTAGCAGAAGGAATTGATTTTCTAGATACTGCATTCATTTATGGACCTAAGCGCTCTGAAGAATTGATTGGTGAAGTGCTTCAAGAAACAGTTAAGCGTAAAGACGTTATTATCGCTACCAAAGGTGCTCATAAATTTACAGATAGCGGCGAAGTGGTGATTGATAACTCACCTGAATTTCTACGTGCAAGTGTAGAAGAAAGTCTACAACGACTACAAACCGATTATATCGATTTATTTTATATTCATTTCCCTGATGAACATACACCGAAAGATCAAGCTGTAGCCGAGCTGAAAAAGTTGAAAGACGAAGGTAAAATTCGGGCGATCGGTGTATCTAACTTCTCGTTAGAACAGTTAAAAGAAGCGAACAAAAACGGCGATGTCGATGTTCTTCAATCTCATTACAATCTGTTCCATCGAGATGCTGAACAAGATCTATTACCGTATACCGCTGAAAATGGAATTACATTTATTCCTTATTTCCCGCTTGCTTCAGGATTACTAGGCGGTAAATATACCAAAGACACCAAGTTCGATGATATTCGTGCAAATAACCCACTATTTACAGGTGAAGCGTTTATTAATAATTTAGAAAAAGTAGATAAACTTCGTCCGATTGCACAAGCCAAAGGTGTCGATATTGCTCATATTGTATTAGCATGGTATCTTACACGCGATTCGATTGATGCTGTTATTCCAGGTGCGAAGCGTGCTGAGCAAGTGAAAGACAATCTTCAAACGCTACATGTACAATTAACACCACAAGAAATTGCACAGATTGATACCATTTTTAGCTAA
- a CDS encoding DUF6526 family protein — translation MGTTFTVEKGCVIMATPPKKKSIRYDWPYHFVALPLLLVTFVLTVIYWVEAIRYDEHVLLSWLLLILMVCLFFAIPRIRVYATKTQDRIVRIEEQFRYFRLTGKELDPRLSKAQIIALRYASDAEFPALSERAANENLSSSDIENAITNWRADHMRI, via the coding sequence ATGGGAACTACATTTACAGTAGAAAAAGGATGTGTAATCATGGCAACACCACCGAAGAAGAAATCGATTCGTTATGATTGGCCGTATCATTTTGTGGCTTTGCCTCTTTTATTAGTAACGTTTGTGCTAACTGTGATCTATTGGGTCGAAGCGATTCGTTATGATGAGCATGTATTGCTATCATGGTTACTGTTAATATTAATGGTTTGTTTATTTTTTGCGATTCCGCGGATTCGAGTCTATGCGACCAAAACGCAAGATCGCATTGTGCGTATCGAAGAACAGTTCCGTTATTTCCGTTTAACCGGTAAAGAATTAGACCCTCGTCTATCCAAAGCTCAAATTATTGCACTTCGTTATGCAAGTGATGCAGAATTTCCTGCATTATCCGAACGTGCAGCCAATGAGAATCTATCCAGTTCAGATATCGAAAATGCGATTACGAACTGGCGCGCCGATCATATGCGTATCTAG
- a CDS encoding DinB family protein → MTISSQEAFSKALVQSLIGERGHLPIARALSDVDLELSGRVLEHSPYTIYQLISHMSYWQDFMLTHLRGEKPQLPANVSESWLTEVQAVDEATWQDVLDRFLQGIDYACELARTMNLEQPLVHFPGETAAGLLRNIASHNTYHLGEIVLLRRLFGAWPPPGGGYPA, encoded by the coding sequence ATGACCATTTCTTCTCAAGAAGCTTTTTCCAAAGCGTTAGTACAGTCTTTGATCGGAGAAAGAGGGCATTTACCTATCGCGCGCGCGTTGTCGGATGTCGATCTAGAATTGTCCGGTCGTGTGCTAGAACATTCTCCTTATACAATTTACCAACTGATTAGTCATATGAGTTACTGGCAAGATTTTATGTTGACTCATTTACGCGGTGAAAAGCCTCAATTGCCAGCGAATGTTAGCGAAAGTTGGCTTACAGAAGTCCAAGCTGTCGATGAAGCGACATGGCAAGATGTATTGGATCGCTTTTTGCAAGGGATCGATTACGCTTGTGAGTTAGCACGTACGATGAATCTGGAGCAACCATTAGTTCATTTCCCGGGGGAAACGGCTGCTGGATTGTTGCGTAATATTGCTTCACATAATACGTATCATTTGGGCGAAATCGTATTGTTACGTCGTCTGTTTGGCGCATGGCCACCACCGGGCGGCGGATATCCTGCTTAA
- a CDS encoding sodium-dependent transporter codes for MAQKEGSDSASTGSGKIERFSTSGFILAAIGSSVGLGNMWKFPYITGKYGGAAFFLMFIICLIVVGLPILLAEMAIGRSGRGNAAASLFNITGKKHWKWIGTIPVVTSFLIMCYYGVVAGWTLHYTVLSFSGSLSDVNTDFTAEFTNFAGGYAPLFWQAVVMLITGIVIAKGVSGGIEKYNKILIPGFLVILLILMFRSLTLPGAAAGVEFFLAPDFDKLSRASILTALGHAFFSLSLGMGCMLTYGSYVRKEQSLGKAALAIGAGDLFYALLAGLIIFPTVFSYGLKPDQGVGLAFMALPAAFAQMPLGAFFGGLFFLLLAIAAITSCFSILEVPVAYAMGQWNWTRKKAASIVCIFSFILGVPAALSVGGVLSFITLDGKSIFDVFDFVTSYILMPVGGFIVTIFTGYAWKRAGEEAGLSGFWYDTWMFILRYIAPILIILIFLFSIGIIQPPQPE; via the coding sequence ATGGCACAAAAAGAAGGTTCAGATTCAGCAAGTACAGGCAGTGGTAAGATCGAACGGTTTTCAACAAGCGGGTTTATTTTGGCAGCGATTGGTAGTTCAGTAGGTCTGGGGAATATGTGGAAGTTCCCATATATCACCGGTAAATACGGCGGGGCTGCCTTTTTCTTAATGTTTATTATTTGTCTGATCGTAGTAGGTCTACCGATTCTATTGGCAGAAATGGCGATTGGTCGAAGTGGACGGGGTAATGCTGCGGCTTCGCTTTTCAACATTACAGGGAAGAAGCATTGGAAATGGATCGGTACGATTCCAGTAGTGACTTCTTTCTTGATTATGTGTTATTACGGTGTGGTAGCAGGATGGACACTGCATTATACGGTATTATCTTTTAGCGGTAGTCTGTCTGATGTTAATACTGATTTTACAGCAGAATTTACGAATTTTGCTGGTGGTTATGCACCGTTGTTCTGGCAAGCGGTTGTAATGTTAATTACAGGTATCGTTATAGCTAAAGGGGTATCTGGCGGAATTGAGAAATACAATAAGATTCTGATTCCAGGGTTTTTGGTTATTTTGCTTATATTGATGTTCCGTTCATTGACGTTGCCTGGAGCAGCGGCAGGGGTAGAGTTTTTCTTAGCACCTGATTTTGATAAGTTAAGTCGGGCTTCGATCTTAACAGCGCTAGGACATGCGTTCTTCTCGCTATCACTTGGAATGGGTTGTATGTTAACGTACGGTTCTTATGTACGTAAAGAGCAATCACTAGGTAAAGCAGCGCTTGCGATTGGAGCAGGAGACTTGTTCTATGCACTATTAGCAGGACTGATTATTTTCCCTACAGTATTCTCTTATGGACTCAAACCGGATCAAGGGGTAGGGCTAGCATTTATGGCGTTGCCTGCGGCATTTGCGCAAATGCCTTTAGGTGCTTTTTTTGGCGGTCTATTCTTCTTATTGCTAGCGATTGCGGCGATTACTTCATGCTTCTCTATTCTCGAAGTACCTGTAGCGTATGCGATGGGACAATGGAATTGGACTCGTAAAAAAGCAGCGAGTATTGTCTGTATTTTCTCTTTCATACTCGGTGTTCCTGCTGCGTTATCTGTCGGGGGTGTTCTTAGCTTTATCACATTGGATGGCAAAAGTATTTTTGATGTATTCGACTTTGTCACTTCTTATATTTTGATGCCTGTGGGCGGATTTATTGTTACGATCTTTACCGGATATGCATGGAAACGTGCAGGTGAAGAAGCAGGATTATCAGGATTCTGGTACGATACATGGATGTTTATTTTACGTTATATTGCACCGATCTTAATTATCCTGATCTTCTTATTTTCTATAGGCATTATTCAACCGCCTCAACCGGAATAA